One genomic window of Hymenobacter sp. J193 includes the following:
- a CDS encoding SHOCT domain-containing protein, whose product MPQESSPLETLRQLKEWLDAGTITPQEFDTLKRKLLFGEGQAPAPAAPVAPVALPEEHVIPGPVEDPGLPIYVESPPAPAPPAAELPPVRATPAEFFSHPTEAGRPQESPSGQPDFSASPPPVAAPEPEYEEPAPRNPLMLVLIIGGIVALLGLVAYLAIGNRESERLTSTTMTAADSLAVQPEEGPQTEQIELEPAAAPETVRVAPVLPPAAPVDSVAATPAPATAETPAVATPAPADDNAVRSQVQSALTAYYEDLKAAPFDAGSHFAPQVERFYTQQNTTPAAISEELAKSHFPEFTEAETSIEPGSLQVGPVTEDGSRMITYREKSRAFRQSKQQHQQTTAQVRVRLDKNFKITYLRQERLLENVFSE is encoded by the coding sequence ATGCCCCAGGAATCTTCCCCTCTTGAAACCCTGCGCCAGCTGAAAGAATGGCTGGACGCGGGCACCATCACGCCCCAGGAATTCGATACGCTCAAACGCAAGCTGCTGTTTGGAGAAGGCCAGGCACCCGCACCGGCTGCGCCCGTGGCACCCGTGGCGCTGCCCGAAGAGCACGTAATTCCCGGCCCCGTGGAAGACCCGGGCTTGCCTATCTACGTGGAAAGTCCGCCCGCTCCGGCCCCGCCGGCTGCCGAGCTGCCGCCCGTACGCGCTACGCCCGCCGAGTTTTTCTCGCACCCCACCGAAGCCGGCCGGCCCCAGGAGTCGCCTTCCGGGCAGCCCGACTTCTCAGCCAGCCCGCCACCCGTAGCCGCGCCGGAGCCGGAGTATGAGGAGCCGGCCCCGCGTAACCCATTGATGCTGGTGCTGATTATTGGCGGTATTGTGGCGCTGCTGGGGTTGGTAGCGTATCTGGCCATCGGCAACCGCGAATCGGAGCGCCTGACCAGCACGACGATGACGGCCGCCGACTCTCTGGCCGTGCAGCCGGAAGAAGGCCCTCAGACCGAGCAGATAGAGCTGGAACCGGCTGCCGCGCCCGAAACCGTGCGCGTGGCCCCCGTGCTGCCGCCCGCTGCTCCCGTCGACTCGGTAGCCGCAACGCCGGCGCCCGCAACGGCCGAAACGCCTGCCGTGGCTACACCCGCGCCGGCCGACGACAACGCCGTACGCAGCCAGGTCCAGAGTGCCCTGACTGCTTACTACGAAGACCTGAAAGCAGCGCCCTTCGATGCAGGCAGCCACTTTGCCCCGCAGGTTGAGCGGTTCTACACCCAGCAGAACACTACGCCCGCCGCCATCAGTGAGGAGTTGGCCAAGTCGCACTTTCCGGAATTTACGGAGGCCGAAACCTCCATTGAGCCCGGCAGCCTGCAGGTAGGCCCCGTGACGGAGGACGGCTCCCGCATGATTACCTACCGCGAGAAAAGCCGCGCCTTTCGCCAGTCCAAGCAGCAGCACCAGCAAACCACGGCGCAGGTGCGCGTGCGGCTGGACAAGAACTTCAAAATAACTTACCTGCGCCAGGAGCGGCTGTTGGAGAATGTATTCAGTGAGTAA
- a CDS encoding DUF3089 domain-containing protein, with translation MSKAAWAWLGLLLAAVLAGCSINVIRPRQAFTATVPAAPDYSRPESWAALPTTRDSADAHPDHTAFRDQQATAPADVFFLHLTTLIRPKAWNGNLADTELNHFTDRFSIRKQGSVFNAAGRIYAPRYRQAALFSFFDSSANARNAQELAYQDVKKAFQYYLANYNQGRPIILAGHSQGSFHARRLLKEFFDNDPKLRRQLVAAYLVGFSINPKEYQTLQPCFDSLATGCYVSWNAAAWGKEYPPYVGSAVVNPLTWTTDTAAAPASLNRGSVPYGFDRLDTAAVDAKIHNGILWVHPPKPGGYVRFLLPGHAELRHSFHIVDYGMFYESVRRNAVTRVQAWEGRQK, from the coding sequence GTGAGTAAAGCAGCGTGGGCCTGGCTCGGCCTGCTACTGGCGGCGGTGCTGGCGGGCTGCAGTATCAACGTCATCCGGCCCCGGCAGGCCTTCACGGCTACCGTGCCCGCTGCGCCCGACTACAGCCGCCCCGAAAGCTGGGCCGCCCTGCCCACTACCCGCGACTCGGCCGACGCCCACCCGGACCATACGGCCTTTCGCGACCAGCAAGCCACGGCCCCGGCCGACGTGTTTTTCCTGCACCTCACCACGCTTATTCGCCCCAAAGCCTGGAATGGCAACCTGGCCGATACCGAGCTAAACCACTTCACTGACCGGTTCAGCATTCGCAAGCAGGGCAGCGTGTTCAATGCCGCCGGCCGCATCTACGCGCCCCGCTACCGGCAGGCGGCGCTGTTCTCGTTTTTCGACAGCTCGGCCAACGCCCGCAACGCCCAGGAGTTGGCCTACCAGGATGTGAAAAAGGCCTTCCAGTACTACCTGGCCAACTACAACCAGGGGCGGCCCATCATTCTGGCGGGCCACAGCCAGGGCAGCTTCCACGCCCGGCGCCTGCTGAAGGAGTTTTTCGATAACGACCCGAAGCTGCGCCGCCAGTTGGTGGCCGCCTACCTAGTAGGTTTCTCCATCAATCCCAAAGAGTATCAGACGTTGCAGCCCTGCTTCGATTCATTGGCTACCGGCTGCTACGTGAGCTGGAACGCGGCGGCTTGGGGCAAGGAGTACCCGCCCTATGTGGGCTCGGCCGTCGTTAACCCGCTTACCTGGACTACCGATACGGCTGCCGCCCCTGCTTCCCTCAACCGCGGCAGCGTGCCCTACGGCTTCGACCGGCTCGATACGGCCGCCGTGGACGCCAAAATCCACAACGGCATTCTGTGGGTGCACCCGCCCAAGCCCGGCGGCTACGTGCGCTTCCTGCTGCCCGGCCACGCCGAATTGCGCCACTCCTTCCACATCGTCGACTACGGCATGTTCTATGAGAGTGTGCGCCGCAACGCCGTAACGCGGGTGCAGGCGTGGGAGGGGAGGCAAAAGTAA
- a CDS encoding DUF6624 domain-containing protein, with protein sequence MKKLFVLLLLGISCAATAQTKPALYPKLSKTLDSLVYVDQWPMQRMMQQLPDSAGRNLEEVEKLNYANHQPVLEKIIQQYGYPGFRQVGEKSAFNFWLMVQHADAHIDFQRKVLQLMRREVKRHNVDPSNYAFLFDRIAINSGQLEEYGTQVKYTGNVGGDYSNVIAVPVSLRDPEKSGQTPGCYWNGDATGLFESYD encoded by the coding sequence ATGAAAAAGCTTTTTGTTTTATTGCTGCTCGGTATCAGCTGCGCGGCCACGGCGCAAACCAAGCCAGCCTTATATCCGAAGCTGAGCAAAACGCTGGATAGCTTGGTGTACGTGGACCAATGGCCCATGCAACGGATGATGCAGCAACTGCCCGACAGTGCCGGGCGAAATCTGGAAGAGGTGGAAAAGCTCAACTACGCCAACCACCAGCCGGTACTGGAAAAAATCATTCAGCAGTACGGGTACCCCGGCTTCAGGCAAGTAGGCGAGAAAAGTGCCTTCAACTTCTGGCTTATGGTGCAACACGCCGACGCGCACATCGATTTTCAGCGGAAAGTGCTTCAGCTGATGCGCCGCGAAGTGAAACGCCACAATGTCGACCCGTCAAACTACGCCTTCCTGTTTGACCGGATAGCCATTAACTCTGGTCAGCTTGAGGAATACGGAACGCAAGTGAAGTACACGGGGAATGTAGGTGGGGATTATAGTAATGTTATTGCTGTTCCTGTGTCGTTACGCGACCCCGAAAAAAGTGGACAAACGCCGGGCTGCTATTGGAATGGAGACGCTACAGGATTATTTGAATCGTATGACTGA
- the tsf gene encoding translation elongation factor Ts encodes MAAITAADVNKLRTMTGAGMMDCKKALTEADGDFEAARDILRKQGQKIADKRAENETSEGFVAVSVSEDGTNGKLVALACETESVAKVASFRELVQRILDAAVRTNAATKEDLLATKEEDGLSIQEHITDLMGKIGEKLDLTYATLTAEKVASYIHSDSKKGVLVGLKNVGGADTAAVGRDVAMQIVAMKPVAVDKDGVDASITEREIEIGKEQARAEGKPEAMLEKIAQGKLNKFYKENTLLNQEFVKDNSLTIAQLLDKTSKGMTVSDFKRVAIGA; translated from the coding sequence ATGGCAGCAATTACCGCCGCAGACGTAAACAAGCTCCGCACCATGACCGGCGCGGGCATGATGGATTGCAAAAAAGCCCTGACCGAAGCTGATGGCGACTTCGAAGCCGCCCGCGACATTCTGCGTAAGCAGGGCCAGAAAATTGCCGACAAGCGCGCTGAAAACGAAACCTCCGAAGGCTTTGTAGCCGTGAGCGTAAGCGAAGACGGTACCAATGGCAAGCTGGTTGCTCTGGCCTGCGAAACGGAATCGGTTGCGAAAGTGGCTAGCTTCCGCGAGCTGGTTCAGCGCATCCTCGACGCCGCCGTGCGCACCAATGCCGCGACCAAAGAAGACCTGCTGGCTACCAAGGAAGAAGATGGCCTGAGCATTCAGGAGCACATCACCGACCTGATGGGCAAAATCGGCGAGAAGCTGGATTTGACCTATGCCACCCTGACGGCCGAGAAAGTAGCCTCCTACATTCACTCCGACAGCAAGAAAGGCGTACTGGTAGGCCTGAAAAACGTAGGTGGTGCTGACACCGCCGCCGTAGGCCGCGACGTGGCTATGCAGATCGTAGCCATGAAGCCCGTAGCCGTTGACAAAGACGGCGTGGATGCTTCCATCACGGAGCGCGAAATCGAAATCGGCAAAGAGCAGGCCCGTGCCGAAGGCAAGCCCGAAGCTATGCTGGAGAAAATTGCCCAGGGCAAGCTCAACAAGTTCTACAAGGAAAACACCCTACTGAACCAGGAGTTCGTGAAAGACAACTCGCTGACCATTGCTCAGCTGCTCGACAAAACGTCGAAAGGCATGACGGTATCGGACTTCAAGCGCGTGGCCATTGGTGCCTAA
- the rpsB gene encoding 30S ribosomal protein S2 yields the protein MAQTTTYKELLDAGAHFGHLTRKWDPKMAPYIFMEKNGIHIIDLNKTLVSLEQAASAIRNIAKSGRKVMFVATKKQAQEIVSDEAKRLKMPFVTDRWLGGMLTNFATVRKSLKKMSTIDKMVKENTAYAALAKREKLMMSREREKLERVLGGIADLSRLPAALFVVDVKREHIAVKEAQKLGIPVFAICDTNSNPEQVQFPIPANDDASKSIQLIVSIMGKAIEDGLSERKVDKEDADKKQAEEEGIQEKQAADE from the coding sequence ATGGCTCAGACCACCACGTATAAAGAACTGCTGGACGCCGGTGCCCACTTTGGTCACCTGACGCGTAAGTGGGACCCGAAAATGGCGCCGTACATCTTCATGGAGAAGAACGGCATCCACATCATTGACCTGAACAAAACCCTCGTTTCGCTCGAGCAGGCCGCCAGCGCTATCCGCAACATCGCCAAGAGCGGTCGGAAAGTAATGTTTGTCGCCACCAAGAAGCAGGCGCAGGAAATTGTTTCGGACGAGGCTAAGCGCCTGAAAATGCCTTTCGTAACGGACCGTTGGCTGGGTGGCATGCTCACCAACTTCGCTACCGTACGCAAGTCGCTGAAGAAAATGAGCACCATCGACAAGATGGTGAAGGAAAACACGGCCTATGCAGCCCTTGCCAAGCGCGAGAAGCTGATGATGAGCCGCGAACGGGAAAAGCTGGAGCGCGTACTCGGTGGTATTGCCGACCTGAGCCGCCTGCCCGCTGCCCTGTTCGTGGTAGACGTGAAGCGTGAGCACATTGCCGTGAAAGAAGCCCAAAAGCTGGGTATCCCGGTGTTTGCTATCTGCGACACGAACTCAAACCCCGAGCAAGTACAGTTCCCGATTCCGGCCAACGACGATGCCTCCAAGTCCATCCAACTCATCGTGAGCATCATGGGTAAGGCCATCGAAGATGGTCTGTCGGAGCGCAAAGTCGACAAAGAAGACGCCGACAAGAAGCAGGCTGAAGAAGAAGGCATCCAGGAAAAACAGGCTGCCGACGAATAA
- the rpsI gene encoding 30S ribosomal protein S9, giving the protein MEISNTSGRRKTSVARIYMQAGQGNITINGREMKAYFGNELLENIVNQPLATVEQLNQYDIKVNVRGGGISAQAEAIRLAISKALVGDNAEVRPALKKEGFLTRDPRMVERKKFGKRKARRSFQFSKR; this is encoded by the coding sequence ATGGAAATCTCCAACACCTCTGGTAGAAGAAAAACCTCGGTGGCCCGCATCTACATGCAGGCCGGGCAAGGGAATATCACTATCAACGGCCGGGAAATGAAAGCCTACTTTGGCAATGAACTCCTGGAAAACATCGTGAACCAGCCTTTGGCGACGGTTGAGCAGCTCAACCAGTACGACATCAAGGTGAACGTGCGCGGTGGTGGTATCTCGGCTCAAGCCGAAGCCATCCGTCTGGCCATCTCGAAAGCCCTCGTGGGCGACAACGCAGAGGTTCGCCCCGCGCTGAAGAAAGAAGGCTTCCTGACCCGCGACCCGCGCATGGTGGAACGCAAGAAATTCGGCAAGCGCAAAGCTCGTCGCTCGTTCCAGTTCTCGAAACGCTAA
- the rplM gene encoding 50S ribosomal protein L13 — protein sequence MDHLSFKTVSVNKANADKAWVVVDASVAPLGRLASQIANMLRGKHKPSFTPNSDCGDNVIVINADKLRVTGKKLTDKIYITHSGYPGGQKRINLRDKKAKNSASVIEHAVKGMLQGNKLGAAQFRNLYVYKGAEHPHQAQQPQAVELTNL from the coding sequence ATGGATCATCTGAGCTTCAAGACGGTATCCGTCAACAAAGCCAACGCCGATAAGGCCTGGGTGGTGGTTGATGCCAGTGTTGCGCCGCTGGGCCGTCTGGCTAGCCAGATTGCCAACATGCTGCGTGGCAAGCACAAACCTTCCTTCACGCCCAACTCGGATTGCGGCGACAACGTCATTGTTATTAACGCCGACAAGCTGCGCGTTACCGGCAAGAAGTTGACCGACAAAATCTACATCACCCACTCGGGCTACCCCGGCGGACAGAAGCGCATCAACCTGCGCGACAAGAAAGCCAAGAACTCGGCCAGCGTGATTGAGCACGCCGTGAAAGGCATGCTGCAGGGCAACAAGCTGGGCGCGGCCCAGTTCCGTAACCTGTACGTGTACAAAGGTGCCGAGCACCCCCACCAGGCCCAGCAGCCCCAGGCTGTTGAACTCACTAACCTCTAA